One Gadus morhua chromosome 1, gadMor3.0, whole genome shotgun sequence DNA segment encodes these proteins:
- the tmem9 gene encoding proton-transporting V-type ATPase complex assembly regulator TMEM9 isoform X1: MYWWKGSGFSVITLIPIIIILDAVVVAESKVSHMNYQDVRCKCICPPYRNFSGNIYNRNVTQKDCNCLHVVDPMPVPGHDVEAYCLLCECKYEERSSNTIKVTIILYLTVVGALLLYMVFLLLVEPLIRKRDLYTQPLHNEEEAEEPPSVVDRNNTMLERVEGAQQRWKKQVQEQRKTVFDRHKMLS; the protein is encoded by the exons ATGTATTGGTGGAAGGGATCTGGATTCTCCGTTATCACCTTAATTCCCATAATAATTATTCTGGACGCTGTCGTGGTCGCTGAGTCCAAGGTATCGCACATG AACTACCAGGATGTACGCTGCAAATGTATCTGCCCACCATACAGAAATTTCTCTGGCAATATATACAACAGAAATGTCACTCAGAAAGACTG tAACTGCCTCCATGTAGTGGATCCTATGCCAGTGCCTGGTCATGACGTGGAAGCCTACTGCCTGCTTTGTGAGTGCAAGTATGAGGAACGCAGCAGTAACACAATCAAG GTAACCATCATCCTCTACCTGACTGTGGTGGGCGCCCTGCTTCTCTACATGGTGTTCCTCCTGCTCGTGGAGCCACTCATCCGTAAACGCGACCTCTACACCCAGCCCTTACACAacgaggaggaggctgag gagCCTCCCTCAGTGGTGGACAGGAACAACACGATGTTGGAGCGGGTTGAAGGGGCGCAGCAGCGCTGGAAGAAGCAGGTCCAGGAACAGCGCAAGACTGTCTTTGACCGCCACAAGATGCTGAGTTAA
- the tmem9 gene encoding proton-transporting V-type ATPase complex assembly regulator TMEM9 isoform X2, with amino-acid sequence MYWWKGSGFSVITLIPIIIILDAVVVAESKNYQDVRCKCICPPYRNFSGNIYNRNVTQKDCNCLHVVDPMPVPGHDVEAYCLLCECKYEERSSNTIKVTIILYLTVVGALLLYMVFLLLVEPLIRKRDLYTQPLHNEEEAEEPPSVVDRNNTMLERVEGAQQRWKKQVQEQRKTVFDRHKMLS; translated from the exons ATGTATTGGTGGAAGGGATCTGGATTCTCCGTTATCACCTTAATTCCCATAATAATTATTCTGGACGCTGTCGTGGTCGCTGAGTCCAAG AACTACCAGGATGTACGCTGCAAATGTATCTGCCCACCATACAGAAATTTCTCTGGCAATATATACAACAGAAATGTCACTCAGAAAGACTG tAACTGCCTCCATGTAGTGGATCCTATGCCAGTGCCTGGTCATGACGTGGAAGCCTACTGCCTGCTTTGTGAGTGCAAGTATGAGGAACGCAGCAGTAACACAATCAAG GTAACCATCATCCTCTACCTGACTGTGGTGGGCGCCCTGCTTCTCTACATGGTGTTCCTCCTGCTCGTGGAGCCACTCATCCGTAAACGCGACCTCTACACCCAGCCCTTACACAacgaggaggaggctgag gagCCTCCCTCAGTGGTGGACAGGAACAACACGATGTTGGAGCGGGTTGAAGGGGCGCAGCAGCGCTGGAAGAAGCAGGTCCAGGAACAGCGCAAGACTGTCTTTGACCGCCACAAGATGCTGAGTTAA